One window of the Takifugu rubripes chromosome 13, fTakRub1.2, whole genome shotgun sequence genome contains the following:
- the LOC115251979 gene encoding probable RNA polymerase II nuclear localization protein SLC7A6OS, translating to MDPNATILRVKRKGGTDPADALLLACKRIRPETSQSPGETVPEPSEAEVESSVFKLVATVATQDAPVETQVRQALARPRVAHALRPSTGSSHRIIGKLRNAKWSTRREERYKIISRSRTELLDSPEPQETVADVLVEETGKRHKCPGQIQVVDLLHEDEEDQGVSPSKVLPSDTEAIMCSNRVDVCLKGLHKLHSYDMLNPKDCRMRKSNKVTGRKNMDED from the exons ATGGATCCAAACGCGACGATTCTGCGAGTCAAGCGAAAAGGGGGGACCGACCCAGCCGATGCCTTGTTGTTGGCGTGTAAACGCATCCGTCCCGAAACGTCTCAGAGTCCAGGCGAAACGGTTCCGGAGCCCAGTGAAGCCGAGGTGGAAAGCTCCGTCTTTAAACTAGTGGCGACGGTAGCGACACAG GATGCTCCAGTTGAGACGCAGGTTCGACAGGCCTTGGCTCGGCCACGGGTCGCCCATGCCTTGCGCCCGTCTACTGGTAGCTCCCATCGGATAATTGGGAAACTGAGAAATGCAAAATGGTCCACTCGGAGGGAGGAACGCTACAAAATAATCTCAAGATCCCGCACAGAGTTGTTGGACTCACCTGAGCCCCAGGAGACGGTGGCTGATGTTCTCGTGGAAGAAACGGGGAAGAGGCACAAATGTCCAGGTCAAATCCAGGTGGTAGATCTCCTtcatgaggacgaggaggaccaAGGTGTGTCACCAAGCAAG GTGTTGCCGTCGGATACGGAAGCAATCATGTGTAGCAATCGAGTAGATGTTTGCCTCAAAGGCCTTCACAAGCTGCACAGTTATGACATGCTAAACCCAAAAGActgca GGATGAGGAAGTCAAACAAGGTAACAGGTAGGAAAAACATGGATGAAGATTGA
- the LOC115252021 gene encoding adhesion G-protein coupled receptor G5-like, with the protein MSKQIFRKQNSHSTDRPFPVPTSRTMWITLCLFTLFFLARLEALDCNAVPHCCSQANGSWTKCYEREITTCNQRLRHSNFHHLRVNVSQEAERSVTNCRVNVPSSALQMSRGNMSDDEVLLVVTVLNSNFFQPAPAPGGGKGRSAGRSHHRSGTVLGDSVVVVKAGSRRVRDLLHPVRLTFRRDKEIEEAACVFWQETYLDDRTGYWSTEGCHTNVTQAEIVCCCDHLSFFAVVVNPVLSVEKASAPALRYISFTGSALSVLFTILALIIYARIQQRRPDKTVCVHLHLTGALLCLHLSFLLSSCWVLVLDVADEDWICKGLGLLLHCSLMATFLWMAVEGFHLYLLLVRVFNIYIKRYMLKLSLVAWGLPMLTAALCVSFNVYGKHTIQLKGDDNYNSTVQLCWISSQFPQGLLISYITTAALPFLVVLFNFCMVCLVVFKMCGLRKRTRGGGSSSGWKKMNDDNWARLWRDGSTLLGLSCVLGLPWGLSGLTYVSLLGIYLFTVLNSLQGIFIFLWSLALTCKSRAEKNSSLRNTSSQKLMTISSNN; encoded by the exons ATGTCTAAGCAAATCTTCAGAAAGCAGAACAGTCATTCGACAGATCGTCCTTTCCCAGTGCCAACGTCCAGAACAATGTGGATTactctttgtctttttacacttttctttttagcaAGACTTGAAGCTCTGG ACTGCAATGCTGTTCCCCACTGCTGTTCGCAAGCAAACGGCTCCTGGACAAA GTGTTATGAGCGGGAAATTACCACCTGTAACCAGAGACTGCGACATTCTAACTTCCACCATCTGAGGGTAAATGTGTCGCAAGAA GCTGAAAGATCAGTGACTAACTGTAGGGTTAACGTCCCATCCTCGGCTCTCCAAATGAGCAGAGGCAACATGTCCGATGATGAGGTGCTGCTGGTCGTCACTGTGCTCAACAGCAACTTCTTCCAG CCTGCTCCCGCTCCAGGTGGGGGGAAAGGACGGTCAGCAGGGCGCTCTCACCACCGTTCAGGCACTGTTTTGGGCGACTCAGTTGTGGTCGTGAAGGCCGGCAGCAGACGTGTCAGGGACCTCTTACATCCTGTCAGATTGACCTTCAGACGCGATAAGGAG ATAGAAGAGGCAGCTTGTGTGTTTTGGCAGGAGACATACCTGGATGACAGAACGG gaTATTGGAGCACAGAGGGTTGCCATACCAATGTGACTCAAGCTGAGATAGTTTGCTGCTGTGACCACCTCAGCTTTTTTGCTGTAGTTGTG AACCCAGTTTTATCAGTGGAAAAAGCCAGTGCCCCAGCATTGAGGTACATCAGCTTCACTGGATccgctctgtctgtcctcttcaCAATCTTGGCTTTAATCATCTATGCCAGGATACA ACAACGGCGTCCAGATAAGACAGTTTGTGTGCACCTCCACCTCACAGGAGCGTTGCTGTGCCTCCacctcagcttcctgctgagcagctgctgggtttTGGTGCTTGATGTAGCTGATGAGGACTGGATCTGCAAGGGCCTGGGTCTCTTGTTACACTGCTCCCTGATGGCCACCTTCCTGTGGATGGCTGTGGAAGGGTTCCATCTCTACCTGCTCTTAGTCAGAGTCTTTAACATCTATATCAAGAGATACATGCTCAAGCTCAGCCTGGTGGCATGGG GATTGCCAATGCTGACCGCGGCGCTCTGTGTGAGCTTTAACGTTTATGGTAAACACACAATTCAACTGAAAGGTGACGACAACTACAACTCAACTGTGCAGCT ATGTTGGATAAGCAGCCAGTTCCCGCAGGGCCTGTTGATCAGCTACATCACGACCGCGGCCTTACCCTTCCTGGTGGTACTGTTTAATTTTTGCATGGTCTGCCTGGTGGTGTTTAAGATGTGTGGattgaggaagaggacgagaggTGGTGGAAGCAGCAGTGGCTGGAAGAAGATGAACGACGACAACTGGGCCAGGCTGTGGAGGGATGGTTCCACTCTGCTGGGCCTCAGCTGTGTGCTGGGCCTACCTTGGGGCTTATCAGGACTCACCTACGTCTCTCTGCTTGGGATCTATTTATTCACTGTCCTAAACTCCCTGCAGG GTATATTCATCTTCCTCTGGTCCCTGGCTCTGACCTGCAAGTCTCGAGCTGAAAAAAACTCCTCGCTCAGGAACACGTCCTCTCAAAAACTGATGACGATCAGTTCCAACAACTAA